The DNA sequence aacaatcttactgaatttacatttagcattagtcagcacttttaaatttgccaagatgtcaggcgctctggctcctggtaaacaatggactatggtggctggtgtctctattttcacgcccgcataatagaatcgccaataactagagcactttcatcaggtttctcagtgggtgcttcactgagtggggagaacctgtttgatgttctgatcggaacggaagagtggtgttttgacccgcgactatgccgcctcactgtcacccagctgccctgctgcacgggctcaaccgaaaccgaacaatgtacaggactccctgaactagtcgcatccaaagcagtatctacagccctcacattcttactgtcctcaactaaagtttggatgcgtgtctctagttctaaaaccttctctgtcagcctaactatttccctgcatttatcacatgtgaatccctcgctgctgacagagacagataaactgtacatgtggcagacagtgcaaacaacaatagcaggagaagaagccattactcaccgtgattgatgaatgataccaacttaacttaccacttaccactgttgtttgatgagctcgtgaaaaacggagcgaggaaaaaataaaataataataggcgcgaatagaaatgcaaatggaaccgcgagtgacaagctaacgggctaacaagctgcactcgcggtttttaaaggcgaacgatcaaattagttagattagtttgaaagataacaccagaaatatggtgggaattaagttatatattatcactttagacaaaagggattgaaagtaaggtagattcaataaaaagcgaaggtacacggagctacaaacacaaacctcacagcagcacaacagactgaagcaatcagTCTGAAGCAATCCAGATCCagctctatcctccaatttgatactgttaagtgctttgacacaatctgtattgtaaaagcgctatataaataaaggtgacttgacttgacttctcaaaaaaataaaactatattgcACTGCACAATGAGTAgtctcttttattattttaggcAACTCAGAGTGAtgcttgtgatgtttttaaatgtcataattatgtCTAACCACATTTATCTGCAGAACAGTGTCTTTACACTGAAAACACGGGGAACAGAATTTTCCAGAGACCTGAGGAAAGTGGTTCCCCCCTTGTATATAACCTTCTGAGtatttataatacaatacaGTAATGCTCGGTGATAGATGTAAGTGTCATAATTATGTCTAACCACTTCTATTTACAGAAAAGTGTCTTTACACTGAAACACAGGGGGAACAGATTTTTTTCAGAGACCTGAGGAAAGTGGTTCCCTGCCTGTATATTAACTTCTGAGGATTTATAACACAAAATACAGTGATGCTggtgatgtttttaaatgtcataattatgtCTAACCACTTTCATTTGCAGAACAGTGTCTTTACACTAAAAACAAAGGGGGAACAGATATCTTAAAGGTTACattaaaagatgttttttttgttttgtttgtttttttaacaaaactaCAAAATTTCAAGATGTTCTAGTCTGTTCAAGATGGTCTGGTCTTTTTAATGTTAACAGTGCACAAGTTTAAACAATGGGCAATcacaatcaaaaataaataaatttaaggtcattccaccagctgggcACTTTTCTTGATAATGGAGAGATTTTTGGAGCAAAAACCATCCAGGCAGCATCACTTGACCAACGACTCGGGAAGCCAATGGAGAAAGATAAGTGATAGACATGAATACAGATGACGACTTCCAGATAGCAGAAGATTTTGTTAAAATCATGAAGTTGTTGTATACTTCAACCCTCTGTATATCCAGTGAGAGGTCCCCCACGTGGCCAAATTCGCCCCATACTACAGCAATATTTGTCCAAAAACTATTTAGTGGAACTGTTCCAGTCTGGAGTTGGATCTGGAGACAGTACAGATACCACACTTGTATGAGTCACAAATGAACTTCTCACTTCTGCCGATATGGGTGCTTGCAGCATTTTAGTCCTGCTAGATATTAGTGCTGGTTTTGACACTATATGTCACATTATCCTCCTTGATAGGTTGCTTGTTCTGCTAGGCATCTCTGGTACTGTGTTTGAATGGTTTAAATCCTATCTAACTGATCATTTTCAGCATGTTTATTTGGGGAAAAACAAATCTGAGGCAACATTAGTTCAGCAGGGCGTCCCACAGGGGTCAGTACTTGGACCCACtttgttttgcatttatatGTTGCCGCTTGGTGACATCATTACAAAGTATGTTCTGTGgttaactgttatgctgatgacatGCAGATCTATGTCAGTACACTCCCGGACCCTAATCTCGCAATTACAGGTTGTACCTCCTGCTTGGAAGAAATAAAGGTGTGGATGCACAACAGTGAAGGTGAACATTCGTTTCGCGCTCTGTGTGAAAGCACTGTTCGTCGGCGATTTGCCTCGCTTTTTCGCattgcactcagtgtggaaaggccttaaGGTTGCGACATATAAAAGGTGAAAAAACAAGGGGTCTGAATATTTTCTGAATGCACTGTAGATATGAAAATTACTCAGTGATGAGAGTAGGACTGCTAGACTGTTTAGCTATTGCAAAACCCACAGATGGAACCATCAGATGAGCCCCAATAGTAGACGTATTAAAGTCCAGCCTGGACAACGTGCATTCGTTCACTAAAATAACCCACTGCAATGTTCATTCTTTCATTCGTTTTATGtccttttatttatgttttcttttacattgccatttcacaaaaacaaagagTTTATCTAATAATTTGATTCTAAGATACTAAACTTAAATCAAACATCAAAGACCTATCAATGACCTCTACACAATCAAAATTAAACAGCATCTCTAACAACCATTCAGTATTTGAAACTTGCAGAAATTTCATGCCATCACTAGTATTTTCTGGTCCCATTTAAATTGCAGAGCCTTtacgggactagttttacacACCCTCtcacctctgtaataaacagaGACATTAGTCTCATCCGAATCAGCACTTGTAATCACAGACATCGGGTGACAAGACCTGTAACTCAAACGTTGTTTAGATTAAATTAGTCCCGTTCGAATAGGGCTAAAGAACACAAACAGAGTCTCGCGTGTGCATTACTtagtaaacttaatgatcacactgcaaagtctctttctattaaatctatctggaatcgtgaattaacagATCTTGATTTATCAGTCGACCgggagagggtgtggtctaatctaatcttaacttctaaaaacttggctcatcgtcttgtccatttcaaagtcatccattgAGCATACAGAGACAAATTTCATTTCACAAGAAATTTGCCTTTCTCCAGACTGAATGTACAGGTGATTTTTGAAATTGCTCTACATTGTAAACCTCTTGCCACTGAGGAACACTAGAATTCCTTTCCAGAGTGAGTTAGCAGATGATGTTTCAGGTCTCTCTGATATGTGAAACTCTCGTCACACTCAAGACAcatgtaaggcttctctccagtgtgaacccTCATGTGAGTCTGAAAATTTCCAATAAATCTGAAGCTCTTTCCACAATGAGGGCAGGTGTAAggcctctctccagtgtgaactctgaTGTGAGTCTGAAAGTTTCCTATAAATctgaagctctttccacactcagggcaggtgaaaggcttctctccagtgtgaattctcatgtgaacACCAAGGTTTGTATTGTTTGAGCAAGTCTTTCCACATTGAAGGCACATGTATGGTTCCTCTCCAGTGTGAGTTATCACATGATTCGTAAGGTTTTTGCTGTCTGAGAAACTCATTCCACACTGATGACACTTAAAACTGCTCTCTCTTAAGTGAACCTTCATGTGCCTTTTAAGGGTTACCTTATATCTGAAGCTccttccacactgatcacatgtaaACGGCGTCTCACCGGTGTGACTGTTCGTGTGATACTCAAGGTTTAGTTTTGTTGTAAAGCTTCTTTCACACAGTTTGCaggtgtaaggcttctctccagtgtgaactctcatgtgccTGTTAAAGTTTCCTTGCTGGGTGAAACcgtttccacactgagggcacATGTAGGGCTTTTCTCCAGTATGAATGCTCATGTGGCCTTTAAGGGTTCCTTTTTTATTGAAACACTTTCCACACTGCTGGCaggtgtaaggcttctctccagtgtgaatatCCATGTGGCGTTTCAGGTTTGCTTTTGTAGCGAAACACTTTTcgcactgttggcaggtgaaatTACTTTTTTGTGAGGAAGTCTTTTCAGATATTTCTTCAGTTACGATAACATGAGGTTTCTTACACTgatctttttctttcatttcatctagtacttcactctcctctttcagTGGCATCAGGTCTATGGTGAAAAGAGACAAGTTAACTCCAGTTTAATGGTCACAAAGCAACAGACAACAAAATGTTTAGACATGTACAATATCAAAAAGGAGTAGGTTCTGTTttagggttagttcacttcagaGCTATCAGCATATGCGTGACCTATTGACAAAACTCCAGTGGGCGTGACAGATTgcacacaatattatatattattacaataaagctctgtaatatactttatatacattagggatgtaacgattaaccgcAAGCCGGTTGAAAATCAATTCAAATATGTGATGATTCAAATCGGTTGATGCTAAACAAATTGCGATACAATTAGGAgtgggagtttatatgaatgtgtctgtttcatgcagatattttttatgtatattttcaaaattatacagtctaatttagattaaaaattgctcatgtatgcagcatctttgtttggatcatgattaaaatgcagtgattGCCTCTAATTTTGAATGGAAAGAGCACAAATAAagcattattttgtttatatgaagagatttcttttatttgtgttatttattcgttttggggtttgttttaaaacttcaatttaattttgttatttacgtttacattatatttacatttatcagatgcttttatccaaattgacttacaaatgaggacaatagaagcaatcaaaaccaacaaaataccaaaaatatGCAAGGTGccatattagtatattatagttatatttcaatttcacaaagaaccgtgcagcattttgtccaagcaataatataaggacacatttcatttataatttgtctaaaatctcattttgtaaaaaaaaaaaaaaaagaaaattgcgaATCGAATCGAGAAATCAAAACCGTGAAAGGAATCGAATCGTGAGTGGTGAATCGTTACATCtctaatatacatacatatatatatatagttgtatgATGTTAATTATAAAGCACTAATATAAgtcataataatataataaatataataaccattttagaataatatataatgtaatatattattctaatatggttattatatttattttttggcataaataatagttatcggtaacactttacaataaggttcattagttagcaacattagttaacatgaactaagaatgaacaatatttctacagcatttattaatcttagttaatgttcatttcagcatttactaatgcattattaaaatcacaagttgtgtttgttaacattagttaatgcactgtgaactaacatgaataaacaaattaacaacTGTATTTCCATTAATTAAggttaacaaagattaatagtgtaataaatgcattgctcatggtttgttcatgttagttaatacattaactaatgttaacaaatgacaccttattgtaaggTGTTACCTAGTTATCAGTATAAATTAGAAAACACTATTATAacaaggtaatgtttaatttattatattacatttatttcattttatattctcACACATCATAGATCGGCATTTTCTAAACTGTATTtctgtaataaaaatacatctgatatgacttattatataattaacatcaaacaaacaatataattctcaaggattaaagattaaatgaaacaaaaagaaaaatgattgCACAACCACCAGTTAGATGGCGATATGCACCAAGTATGCAAATGGCCTTTGAACATAAGAAGAAGAAACAGCATGGCGCACTTTTTCTtagcgtccgtttccatagtgactcgcCGATTCATctctctgttgagaatgtcttgcGTGTTAACCAGGAATATACTCTGggttgaatgaacttactcccggacgcgtttttggaaccacatacctcaagtaagcaaggtttgggtTGATCACAGATGGAAACTGGAGTCTGCAACTTGGACTCGAGTCACACTTAAGTCACATAAATAAAGACTtgggacttgacttggactcgtgaacagctgactcgagacttgacttgtACTCGTGAGACTCGTAAAAAACGCAAGTCATTTGGTatgggagtttatatgaatgtatctctgagggaAACTGGCtgtcttaaaaaaaagtttagatggtattttcttttcatcttgcctctgtataatgcatattaaagtagtgttcataaccgcagcgctgctttgtttacagcagcaACCAAGGAAACGatgtttaattgatgttcaagcgccacctgctggcagagagtgaatatgcattaattcagcccgtctgctgttttgtttcgtactgatgttttatgtagaatagtttcacaaaactaaagtcagaccattttgtttttgcttcaaatttcaaaattatacaatccaatttagattaaaaactgctcatgctgcatgtatgtagcctctttgtttggattgtgttgtgtttaaaatacagcggttgcctctaattttaaattgaaaaagagcacagacaaagccttagtttgtttatatgagatttatttcatttgtgtaattcatttgattaattggggtttgttttaaaatttagttttgttgtttgacatttcaattttacaaagaaatgtgcagcattttatctgataattaataaatggtcaccttttcatttctaatttgtctttaataaaatttaagttttttttttgttgttgttgacaaAATCATATcgtgaaatcagtatttcaaaacgGATTTAGCCTCAATTACTAGCTGAAAGAACTGTtgctaataaatagaacaaagacttGAGACGTGACTTGGACTTGACCTcaaagacttgagacttgacttaaggtgcgttcacaccagacgcgaatgaagcgttaagcgcgagtgatttacatgttaagtcaatgcaaagacgcgAATAGACATCCTGCGGCGCGAATTGAGCGTTTCGGGCGAgttgaaaaatctgaactttggCGAAAATTCGCGCCGcgttaaccaatcaggagcttgctctagtagtgacGTGATTACGACGTAGCGAGCGGAGGGAATCCCAAACaacaatggaggacaaaatAATCATCGCTGTTTGTGGACACCCAGAGCTGTATGATAGCCTACATTTTCGTACTTTTacagaaacaggaataaaaaggattTTGCTTGGAAGCAAGTGAGTGAGGAGGTCGGACAATCTGGTAAGTTGTAAAAAACGCTCTTTATACAATttgagctatatatatatatatatatatatatatatatatatacacacatattgaGACTACAAGCTAGCTAAATTGAGCTTATTCGCCGTATTTTATCCATGTCAGCCATTTCGCAACGAGACAGGAGCCGtcgcctggcagaagcccctcccATGACGCCGAATTCGCCTGTCGTGAAGTGAATGTCACGCGaatgaagcgagtaaactcaaaatgttcaagcgtccaactacGCGCGAATAGCACGATTTATTCGCGCAAGTCGCGTCTGAATGTGTGTTAGACTTGAccttgacttgacttggaccTCAGAGACTTGTGAACATGTCTGGGGTTAATTAACCGAGAGTTCAGGGTTTAGCAGATGGTAAGTTAACcttgctttctggaatacatcCCTGATTGTTGTGCTGAGAGCACTTAGTTCTTTGATAATAACATTTCCATCATTTATAGAACAGCcttcggtttcactttattttgatggtccctttaacacattttattgactataagtaatgttgcacctacatttctactgactctcattagagtgttagtagtgtattagttgactggtagggttatggttagattaagttgacacgttcttgcaaagctacttatagtcagtagaatatctgttgggagaacaacacaataaggagttagtagatatgaagcagacagtctactaatactcttaagagagtttgttgacatgtagttgcaacattacttggtgtcaacagaatgttcaaaagggaccatcaaaataaagtgttacccagacTTCTTTCACATTAGAAATGTTGTCAACAAATAAACTctagattattttaaatgtaatggcTAGAGCACCTACTAGACACTTCACCAGCACAACTTTCAATCAAGTGTTTGATtaaatcatggggaagacttctgatctgacagttgtccagaagacaataggctagtttgagatgagcaaaatctgcgcagaaccgatcaccggtgatcaccgcgagatgcatgccggttagaaaagtgtcggagttacgtccgccttgctctgatgtcatgctgacgtgtgccaaaaaactctcgcgccGGCGAGGcagctgtgtcggattgagcagtcgcgcgcaagttgctctccaccgactgctctgatcaaaagcatgatgggaaacgactgactgacgacacagcttaatgctcattggttcagacaaccgtgatgctgcattctcttctaaaatgttttattttttttatctgatttcaTGCGATTATGTATCtaaattatgcatgaatattAACAAACACGACAGTGCGATCtttgtgtgagatatgtgattgttgccaTATTtccaaaaatctaaaatacacgTTTGTGTTAAAGtagaaatggatgataaatacgcatttcgtatggaattaaatagcaagcactttgagtgtcttgttcatcatatttatattcatataaaagcaacagaactgaaattatatcatgtttatcagcagcacagcatatgagtgagaataacacgatatccgcctttgatctcgtaggtatctgttccacttcgagagggcagaactgtccgtcttgactgcgtttatttcactcctcccctctcTGCAGCCACCtgctctcgcctacatttcaggcgaagCGAGGTGCGGCGCATCTCAAACAGGCctaatcattgacacccttcacaaggagggtaagccacaaacattcattgccaaagaagctggctgttcacagagtgctgatAATTTTCAATAACCATTAATTTCTGTagaatgaaacattttaataatgatcAAATGAGTGCGTTCAGCTTTGAGAATaaaaaccaacctgtttgttcctcggTATCTTCTTGTTTCACGCCGATTGCATCTTCAATCTTaatgtcttcactctcctctttaatagaTGCCATCTTTACATCACATGGATCTCAGTAGCTTTACTTTCTGTGTGTTTGGACACTCTGTCATGATTAAGATGACAATAATtaatagaaagaaaaataaatccaaactaaagcctcgttcagactgtcagcccaaatccgatttttgTGCAAATCCGATTGAAATCcgatcatatttaaatagtctgaCTAGCAACGAACTACATGAAATCCGATTTGTGCAAATCCTTTTCGAGCTACATTCGTATGTGGTTTGAAATGCTATTCAAATCGCATTTCTGGAATCTAGCGTTTTCACATCCTCATTTGGtttggttcaaaataagtctggcttatttggtaaacttgttttatgaaacaggcccctgtGTTGCAAACTGTATtgctgttattgttgtttttagcgTAGGCATAACAACGCAACGACATTGCCATAGAAACCAAAGCACATTCCGTAAAATGAGAGAGCACTTCTATGGCCTGTAGCACAACGAGTTTCAGAGTAGGTTtagagttgacaaaaccaatcCAACCTGGTTTAGAtctggggcctgtttcataaaacaagtttaccaaataagccaggtttatttcacttagtctgacttattttgaaccaaatcaactgacaataagtcagactaactgaaataagcctggcttatttggtaaacttgttttatgtaaCAGCCCCCAGGTTCAGTGGGCTCACAAAGCTTGATACATATAAACGTTCTCTGTCAACTTGGGGTTTGAACCAGAGTTTGTGATTAACTCTGGAGCACGTGCACCTCAAAGTGTGACACCtgcagcaaacagccaatcacacgGAGCGTGGAGAGCGTCAGTTTGATTCACTTCTCACGAGAGTCGGCACAATTCACTTCTCTGCTGAAGATTAAGAGATGTCGttattgaaaatataattaatttaaatgcatttacaaggcAGGAATAAACACCGATGCTTCAGCAAACGTTTGAGAAGGCAGCAGAAAGAATATCTGACAATGCAAAAGAATCAGCTGAatttaatgctgccttcacatgctatcggaaatttcctatttcccacttatgaagtcgtgattacgagcttgtcgtattcaagtgctttaatgtcggaaagaataaaatgtagcatcccattggttgacaatcatataaatATTCACCGCGCTATA is a window from the Onychostoma macrolepis isolate SWU-2019 chromosome 03, ASM1243209v1, whole genome shotgun sequence genome containing:
- the LOC131537763 gene encoding gastrula zinc finger protein XlCGF8.2DB-like, encoding MASIKEESEDIKIEDAIGVKQEDTEEQTDLMPLKEESEVLDEMKEKDQCKKPHVIVTEEISEKTSSQKSNFTCQQCEKCFATKANLKRHMDIHTGEKPYTCQQCGKCFNKKGTLKGHMSIHTGEKPYMCPQCGNGFTQQGNFNRHMRVHTGEKPYTCKLCERSFTTKLNLEYHTNSHTGETPFTCDQCGRSFRYKVTLKRHMKVHLRESSFKCHQCGMSFSDSKNLTNHVITHTGEEPYMCLQCGKTCSNNTNLGVHMRIHTGEKPFTCPECGKSFRFIGNFQTHIRVHTGERPYTCPHCGKSFRFIGNFQTHMRVHTGEKPYMCLECDESFTYQRDLKHHLLTHSGKEF